A segment of the Candidatus Bathyarchaeota archaeon genome:
CGAAAAACTCGAAGCCATCAAGCAACGCGGCTACCCCATCAGCGCCGACCCCCAATACGGCCACCCCGCCATGAAGGCGCAGGAAGTCATCGAGCAAGTCGAAGCCGAAGTCGTCGTTGAAGTAACCCCAGTCAACATCCAAACCGCGGAACCCGCCCTCACACACATAACCACCGCCTTTAGAACAGGCAAACACGTCGTAACCACCAACAAAGGACCCCTAGCCCTAGCCATGCCCGCACTCACCGAACTAGCCGAATACAACAACGTGTATTTCCGCTTCAGCGGCACTGTGGGCGGCGGCACCCCGATGCTGGAATTCGCCAAAAGATGTCTAGCAGGCGACAGAATACTGGGCATCAAAGGCATCCTTAACGGCACAACCAACTACATCCTCAGCGAGATGGGACAGAACCGCATAAGCTTCCAAGATGCCCTCCAAACCGCCCAGAAGCTAGGCTACGCCGAGCGGGAACCCTCCATGGATATTGACGGATACGACACCGCCTGCAAAACCGTGATTTTGGCAAACTGGATTCTGGGCCAGAAAATCACCCTCAAAGACGTCGACCGCACAGGCATCCGAGACGTCACATTAGAAATGCTCGACGACGCAGCCAAACGGGGCAGCACCCTCAAACTCATCGGCTCCCTCGACGGCACCACCAAACCCTCTGTGAAACCCACGGAAATCCCCAAAACCAACCCGCTCTGCGTCAGCGGAGTCCTCAACGCCGTCACCTACCAATGCGAATTCGCCGCGGAGCAAACCATCATCGGACGTGGTGCAGGCTCAATTGAAACGGCTGGTGCGGTTTTAAGGGACCTCTTAGACATAAGACATAAGTTAGCAACTAAACTACTAACGTAGAGAAAACGTGAATCGCCATGAAAATAGTGATGAAGTTCGGTGGAACAAGCGTCGGCACAGGCAA
Coding sequences within it:
- a CDS encoding homoserine dehydrogenase — encoded protein: MRIILVGYGVVGKGVTTILAKRSVEKVKDYGFNPKIVAIADIDGAVINPRGFSPEKLEAIKQRGYPISADPQYGHPAMKAQEVIEQVEAEVVVEVTPVNIQTAEPALTHITTAFRTGKHVVTTNKGPLALAMPALTELAEYNNVYFRFSGTVGGGTPMLEFAKRCLAGDRILGIKGILNGTTNYILSEMGQNRISFQDALQTAQKLGYAEREPSMDIDGYDTACKTVILANWILGQKITLKDVDRTGIRDVTLEMLDDAAKRGSTLKLIGSLDGTTKPSVKPTEIPKTNPLCVSGVLNAVTYQCEFAAEQTIIGRGAGSIETAGAVLRDLLDIRHKLATKLLT